In Lolium rigidum isolate FL_2022 chromosome 7, APGP_CSIRO_Lrig_0.1, whole genome shotgun sequence, the DNA window CTCTATAAGAGGGATCTTTAAGGATGAAATGGCATTGCTTGTGCACATAGCCAAAAGGAAACCTTATTCTGGTTTTCATTTGTGGGTTCAGAATTTTGTTTAGTTAGCTTTTTTCCTTTTAGCagcttttttttcttccttttctggTGCTCTTCTCTGGCTCCACCTTGTAAAGACTTTGTCCTTTTGTttaatagaaaatgaaaaatatgCAGTGGCAAAACCCATTGTTCAGCTTCAAAAAAAAATGGCATTCCAAGTGTGAAAGTTGAAGACACTTGTATAGGAGGTTGCACAAGCTGATCACCGTGTTGTATTTCTTAACTGCGAACATCAGCGGCTTTCAAGTCTGACTGTGTTTCTCCGCGGTGGAACAGGCTCTCCGGTGTGGCCATTCTCGGGCCGGTGGGCAACTACTGGTGGTCCGGCTTGCCGTCGAACGTGTGGCGGGACGCCTGGTATCAGCAGCTCCCGCAGGACCAGTGGGCGGTCTGGGTCGCCCATCATCTGCCATGGCTGACCTACTGGTGGAACTCCCAGAAGCTCTTCCCGGCCTCGAGCGTCATCGCCCGCAGCCCTTTACTCTTGTGTGAGGAAGACGCGATGCTCAGGAAGAAGCGTGGCCTGCGAACCTACACCGTAAGAATCGCTTGAATCACTCACACAGTCACACCTGCATAACTAATTAAGCTGGCTCAGGAACCTTTGATGCAACTGAATTGCTCATTCTTTTGCTCTGTTTGTGCACCGTCGATTGTCTCGCAGCCAATGATAAGGCAGCAAGGGGATTACAATAGCCTGCACCGTGACATGATGGTCGGGTTCGGGAAGTGGGACTGGAGCCCGCTGGACCTGGAGGACCCCTTCGCCGGCGGCAAAGGGAAGGTGCACCTGTGGCACGGCGCCGAGGATCGCATCGTGCCGGTCGGCTTGTCGAGGTACATTAGCGAGAGGCTCCCGTGGGTCGTCTACCACGAGCTTCCCACATCTGGCCACCTCTTCCCTCTCGACAGCGAGAAGGCGGACGCCATCGCCAAGTCTCTGCTACTCGGAG includes these proteins:
- the LOC124676884 gene encoding uncharacterized protein LOC124676884, whose translation is MAESPGKRPPASAPASSGMATKLSIVLFVTLTALLYQQLQPPPSKICGSLNGPPVTAPRTKLKDGRHLAYLESGVQKMKAKYKVIFVHGFYSCRYDALPISPEVAQELGIYLLSFDRPGYGESDPDPAPSEKSIALDIEELADNLKLGPKFHLIGFSMGGEIMWSCLKYIPHRLSGVAILGPVGNYWWSGLPSNVWRDAWYQQLPQDQWAVWVAHHLPWLTYWWNSQKLFPASSVIARSPLLLCEEDAMLRKKRGLRTYTPMIRQQGDYNSLHRDMMVGFGKWDWSPLDLEDPFAGGKGKVHLWHGAEDRIVPVGLSRYISERLPWVVYHELPTSGHLFPLDSEKADAIAKSLLLGDQ